The genomic interval TTATCTACtacctccaccacctccataCCGTTGTCATAAGCATTCCAGATTTACTGACAACGCTAGATCACACGCTCTACAACACTGATACGTTGCTCTTCACTCCTGGCCTAAGGCCAGTAGCTTCCCGTCCTTTCTATAATCATTACTCATTATATATCCCTCCAACCTATACCAAAACACATACGAGCTGCGAGATTGTGTCCCCAGCCGTATCCCATATGCCCCTTTCAGTCGATCTAGTGCTCGATCCGTCTGTGTccgctccttctcccaTAGTCGCTACTCACATGGTCGCGTCGCGCCACATGTTCTTCGTTGCTCCTAAGTTCGTTACAAAGTGCTAAACACAAACAGGTTATTTGTAGCCGCAATAGCAATCGAGTTCTCATGGGGATGCCAGCTGAGATGCAGgatgttcttcttgaaATCAATCGTGTCAAAGTCCATGTCCCGCTTGACCATGTTCATTCCTGGAGACTGGCCTCGCTTTCGGCCATTGGGTGAGTTGGCGCCGTTGCCGCCCTTGAGAATACCGCCCATGGCGCTGGGAACGCCAaacttcttctgcttgaaGGCGGACTTGTCGGCCTGCAGAATGATCTCGGCATCTTCGGGTGTGGCAGGGTTGACGGCATCCGGATAGATCATaaagttgttgttgtaCGATCCGGTGGACACTGACTTGCCGTCGCCGGAAAAGACAACCTCAAACTTGTCGAAGATGGCGTCGTTCTCGTAGGTGTCACACAGCTTGTCACGCAGCTGCTCATGGATGTTGATGGTCCGCACGGGCTCTCGCTCCATCTTCACATCCCAGATTTTGACTGTGAGGTAGTCTCGGGAGAGAATATATCGTCCATCGTTGGAGAAACGGACGTCCGAAATCGACGACGTGATTTCAgtgaagaaggagtgcTGTGCCGGGTCCATCCACTCCTCGTATTGCTTGGCGTGGCCGTCACACAGAGCATTGTCTCGCATGTCGGCCAGCTTGATAGTACCCTTGGAAGACGAGTACATGAACAGGTTGCAACTCTGCGGGTGGAAGTCTGCTGCGGTGATCACCTCCGtcagctcctccatgtTGGCGGGCTTGATGTCCACAATGTTGAACGACTGGTCCGCAATGCCGAGGTTCCACAAGTTTATCCGCAGGTCGTCGGCCGAAATGTACGTTTCGCCGTCCGAGTTGACCGAAATCGAGTTGATGTGGTAGGTGTGGGCGTTGGCGTAGATGCGTCGGGGGGAGGCCGCCACAATCGTGTCATGGAGCGTCATTCGGGGCAGTCGAAGCGTGTCCATGGTGAGCTGGTTGGGCTTTGTGGAGGTGCCGGGGGCGgctgcagaagcagcgCCGGCGTTGTTCGAATCGCTGAGGTTATTCTCGGCAACCACCCGCAAAGACTTCTCGTACACCTTCCACAGCTTAATGGTCTTATCGTTGGTGGAAAGCAAGAAGTGGGCCTGGTTCTGGCGTTTGCACCacttgatcttgttgatcttctcctcaatctccagcgacttgagATAGTCAAACTCGGCGTCGTGGCTCTGGAACTCGGTGTAGAACCGGTACTCGCATCCCTTCTTGTTTTCGTTCCGCTCAAACAACACTACTCGGCCTCCCTTGTCGCCGGTGGCCAGGTAGTTGCCGGTGTGGTCAAACTCCACGGTCGAAATCACGTCCGCGTCCGTGATGTTTTCAATGTCGCCCTTGTCGCCGAAGCATTGGGAAAATTTCCATTGTTCGTCCATTTTTGTGTCAgagtgtgtttgtgtctgtccGTTCGGGGTGTGTGTCTGGTGTCTCTGTGTGTCGATGTCGCTAGTCGATTTTCAGTCTTTTGCTTGGTGTTGTGCGTGTCGTTCTCGTACCGCTCGTTCCACTCGTACACTCGGGCCAAATAGCTCTATCGCAAACGTCGATGGACAACGGTGAtgatgtggtgatgatgggg from Yarrowia lipolytica chromosome 1F, complete sequence carries:
- a CDS encoding uncharacterized protein (Converted to coding from non-coding YALI0F03223g, similar to Saccharomyces cerevisiae CDC55 (YGL190C); ancestral locus Anc_8.150, similar to uniprot|Q00362 Saccharomyces cerevisiae YGL190c CDC55 ser/thr phosphatase 2A regulatory subunit B), yielding MDEQWKFSQCFGDKGDIENITDADVISTVEFDHTGNYLATGDKGGRVVLFERNENKKGCEYRFYTEFQSHDAEFDYLKSLEIEEKINKIKWCKRQNQAHFLLSTNDKTIKLWKVYEKSLRVVAENNLSDSNNAGAASAAAPGTSTKPNQLTMDTLRLPRMTLHDTIVAASPRRIYANAHTYHINSISVNSDGETYISADDLRINLWNLGIADQSFNIVDIKPANMEELTEVITAADFHPQSCNLFMYSSSKGTIKLADMRDNALCDGHAKQYEEWMDPAQHSFFTEITSSISDVRFSNDGRYILSRDYLTVKIWDVKMEREPVRTINIHEQLRDKLCDTYENDAIFDKFEVVFSGDGKSVSTGSYNNNFMIYPDAVNPATPEDAEIILQADKSAFKQKKFGVPSAMGGILKGGNGANSPNGRKRGQSPGMNMVKRDMDFDTIDFKKNILHLSWHPHENSIAIAATNNLFVFSTL